CTGGACGGCCTGATGGTCCACGGCGTGCGAATCGTGACTGGCTATCACGGCAACGAACTGGGTCGATATCAGTTGTTGAAGGGGAGTGACCAAGGCTACCGGCAGATGGGCAACCCGACGTTCTGGGGCCTCATGAACATCAAGTATCTCTATACAAACGTCGCCGACCTCGGACTTGAGGGCGCGAAGACACCGGTCGGGCCCATTCGTACGGCTGCCGGCACTCAGGTATGGTTGCATGAATTGCCGGGCGAGCATCCCTTCGCTTGGGTCGCCCCCGTCATCGCGAAGTTCACGGATGAGCAGGTCCTCGAAGCTCTGCGTGTGCCGACCTTCCCCTACCAAAGCGTTGCGTTGCTGCCCAACGAGTCCAGCACGCCGGCCGTTCCGCTGACTTCGCTGCCGCAGCCCACGGGCATCAAGACGCGCACCACCGGCTACAAGCCCGGCGCGTTCACGGTCGAGTTGGAAACGCCGGCCCCCTCCGGATCCGCGCTCGTTGTCAGCGAAAACTTCTATCCCGGCTGGACCGCTGTTGTCGATGGCCAGCCGGCGACGGCCGAGCGCGCGGATCTCTCGCTGATGGCGGTGGCACTGCCAGAGGGCGCGCGGAAGGTGGAGTTCCGCTTCGATTCGCCGCCGTATCATACGGGGCGGGGCATCACGCTGGCCGTGCTCGGGCTCGCGCTCGCAATGCTCGGCGCCGGCGCGGTGGTCGACAGGAAGAAGGGAACGGCGGCGGCGGCGGAGCCCGCCAATGCCTAGGCGCGTCACCCCAATGCCGAAGGCCCACGCCAGCGCCAACGTCAAGGCGCTGGTCATCACGCCGACATACAACGAACGCGCCAACGTCCCCACGCTGATCGACCGCGTCCTCGAGCAGGACTCGCGGATCGAGATGCTCTTCGTCGACGACAACTCGCCCGACGGCACCGGCGACCTGATCGACGGCATCGCCAAGGAGAACCCGCGCATCCACCTGCTGCGGCGCCCGGGCAAGATGGGACTCGGCACCGCCTATCGCGACGGATTCCGCTGGGCCCTGGCGCGCGACTACGAGCTGATCTTCGAGATGGACGCCGACTTCAGCCACGATCCCGACCACCTGCCGGAGTTCCTGGCGGCGGCGGAGCAGGCGGACTTCGTGCTGGGCTCGAGGTACCTCAACGGCAAGGTCACGGTGGTGAACTGGCCCATGAGCCGCCTCATGCTGAGCTACGGCGCGAACATCTACGCCCGCATCGTGACGGGGCTCAGGCTCTGGGACGCCACCGGCGGCTTCAAGTGCTTTCACCGGCGCGTGCTGGAAAGCA
This genomic interval from Gemmatimonadaceae bacterium contains the following:
- a CDS encoding polyprenol monophosphomannose synthase encodes the protein MPKAHASANVKALVITPTYNERANVPTLIDRVLEQDSRIEMLFVDDNSPDGTGDLIDGIAKENPRIHLLRRPGKMGLGTAYRDGFRWALARDYELIFEMDADFSHDPDHLPEFLAAAEQADFVLGSRYLNGKVTVVNWPMSRLMLSYGANIYARIVTGLRLWDATGGFKCFHRRVLESINLDDVRSNGYAFQIEMSFRATKKGFKPIEIPIVFADRTEGESKMSGHIVREAIFMVWRLRWWALTGRV